The Maniola jurtina chromosome 1, ilManJurt1.1, whole genome shotgun sequence genome has a window encoding:
- the LOC123864805 gene encoding chitin deacetylase 1: protein MARYARVAPLVACLLFACAVADGHRWRRQADDSKKDDNQELELCKDKDAGEWFRLVAGDGDNCRDVIQCTASGIQAIRCPAGLFFDIEKQTCDWKDAVKNCKLKSKERKIKPLLYTEEPLCQDGFLACGDSTCIERGLFCNGDKDCADGSDENSCDIDNDPNRAPPCDTSQCVLPDCFCSEDGTVIPGDLPAKDVPQMITITFDDAINNNNIELYKEIFNGKRKNPNGCDIKATYFVSHKYSNYSAVQETHRKGHEIAVHSITHNDDERFWSNASIDDWGKEMAGMRVIIEKFANITDNSVVGVRAPYLRVGGNNQFTMMEEQAFLYDSSITAPLSNPPLWPYTMYFRMPHRCHGNLQSCPTRSHAVWEMVMNELDRREDPSNDEYLPGCAMVDSCSNILTGDQFYNFLNHNFDRHYDQNKAPLGLYFHAAWLKNNPEFLEAFLYWIDEILQTHNDVYFVTMTQVIQWIQNPRTISELKNFEPWREKCSVEADPACWVPHSCKLISKEVPGETINLQTCVRCPVNYPWLNDPTGDGRY from the exons cggTGGCCGATGGACATCGTTGGCGGCGACAAGCGGATGACTCCAAGAAAGACGACAACCAGGAGCTAGAGCTATGCAAGGACAAGGACGCTGGCGAATGGTTCCGGCTGGTGGCTGGCGACGGCGATAACTGTCGTGACGTCATCCAGTGCACTGCCTCG GGCATACAAGCTATCCGTTGTCCAGCTGGTTTGTTCTTTGACATTGAGAAGCAAACTTGCGACTGGAAAGATGCCGTGAAGAATTGTAAGCTGAAGAGCAAGGAACGCAAAATTAAACCACTCTTGTATACTGAGGAACCACTATGTCAAGATGGCTTCTTGGCTTGCGGAGACTCCACTTGTATCGAACGTGGATTGTTCTGTAATGGCGATAAAGACTGTGCCGATGGATCTGACGAAAATTCTTGTG ATATTGACAATGACCCTAACAGGGCTCCACCGTGCGACACTTCGCAATGCGTATTGCCCGACTGTTTCTGCTCGGAAGATGGCACGGTGATTCCTGGAGATTTACCTGCTAAAGATGTACCTCAGATGATTACCATCACTTTTGATGACGCCATCAACAATAATAACATCGAGCTCTACAAAGAAATTTTCAATGGAAAACGTAAAAATCCAAACGGTTGTGATATCAAGGCCACATACTTTGTTTCACACAAGTACTCGAACTACTCAGCCGTGCAAGAAACGCACAGAAAGGGACACGAAATCGCCGTACACTCGATCAC GCACAATGACGATGAACGTTTCTGGAGCAATGCCTCCATTGACGATTGGGGTAAAGAAATGGCTGGCATGAGAGTTATCATCGAAAAATTCGCAAACATTACCGATAATAGCGTCGTGGGGGTCCGTGCGCCTTATCTACGTGTGGGAGGCAATAATCAATTTACCATGATGGAGGAACAAGCTTTCCTGTACGACAGTTCTATTACAGCGCCTCTGTCTAATCCTCCTCTATGGCCTTACACGATGTACTTCCGCATGCCTCACCGCTGTCACGGCAACTTGCAAAGCTGCCCGACTAGGAGCCATGCCGTCTGGGAGATGGTAATGAACGAACTCGACCGCCGTGAAGATCCTTCCAATGACGAGTACTTGCCCGGATGTGCCATGGTCGACTCTTGCTCGAACATTCTTACCGGTGACCAGTTCTATAATTTCCTGAATCACAACTTCGACCGTCACTACGATCAGAACAAAGCTCCTCTCGGTCTTTACTTCCACGCAGCGTGGTTGAAGAATAATCCCGAATTCTTAGAAGCATTCTTATATTGGATTGACGAAATTCTACAAACTCACAATGACGTATATTTCGTAACAATGACACAAGTAATCCAATGGATACAAAACCCGCGTACCATTTCCGAACTCAAGAACTTTGAACCATGGAGGGAAAAGTGTTCCGTAGAAGCTGACCCAGCTTGTTGGGTGCCTCATTCGTGTAAGCTAATATCGAAGGAGGTCCCCGGTGAAACCATCAACCTACAAACGTGCGTCAGGTGCCCAGTCAACTACCCCTGGCTCAACGACCCCACGGGCGACGGTCGTTACTAG